A single Equus asinus isolate D_3611 breed Donkey chromosome 21, EquAss-T2T_v2, whole genome shotgun sequence DNA region contains:
- the HRH1 gene encoding histamine H1 receptor, with protein sequence MTCLNSSSDLEDKMCEGNKTTIASPQLMPLVVVLSTISLVTVALNLLVLYAVRSERKLHTVGNLYIVSLSVADLIVGAVVMPMNILYLFTSKWPLGRPLCLFWLSMDYVASTASIFSVFILCIDRYRSVQQPLRYLRYRTKTRASATILGAWFLSFLWVIPIWGWHHFVSQTWKRQEDKCETDFYDVTWFKIMTAIINFYLPTLLMLWFYAKIYKAVRQHCQHRDLINGSLPSFSDVKLKPENPKVGAKKSEESPWEVLKRKPKDAGGGSVLKLPSEDPKEMKSPAVFSQEEVGEVDNLHCFPLNTVQMHTEAEGNDRGYVAINQSQSQLEMGEQGLNMREANEMPEDQILGDSPSFSQTDLDTPPEPASGKGKPRGGSNTGLDYIKFTWKRLRSHSRQCVSGLHMNRERKAAKQLGFIMAAFILCWIPYFIFFMVIAFCKSCCNEHVHMFTIWLGYINSTLNPLIYPLCNENFKKTFKKILHIRS encoded by the coding sequence ATGACCTGTCTCAATTCCTCCTCCGACTTAGAAGACAAGATGTGTGAGGGGAACAAGACCACCATAGCCAGTCCCCAACTGATGCCCCTTGTGGTAGTCCTGAGCACCATCTCCTTGGTCACAGTGGCACTCAACCTGCTGGTCCTGTATGCTGTGCGGAGCGAGCGGAAGCTACACACTGTGGGGAACCTGTACATCGTCAGCCTCTCGGTGGCAGACCTGATTGTGGGAGCTGTTGTCATGCCCATGAACATCCTCTACCTCTTCACGTCCAAGTGGCCCCTGGGccggcctctctgcctcttttggCTTTCCATGGACTACGTGGCCAGCACAGCATCCattttcagtgtcttcatcttgTGCATTGATCGCTATCGCTCAGTCCAGCAGCCCCTCAGATACTTGAGGTATCGTACCAAGACCCGAGCATCAGCCACCATCTTGGGGGCCTGGTTTCTGTCCTTCCTGTGGGTTATTCCCATTTGGGGCTGGCATCACTTCGTGTCACAGACCTGGAAGCGCCAGGAGGACAAGTGTGAGACAGACTTCTATGATGTCACCTGGTTCAAGATCATGACCGCCATCATCAACTTCTACCTGCCCACCTTGCTCATGCTATGGTTCTACGCCAAGATCTACAAGGCTGTACGGCAGCACTGTCAGCACCGAGATCTCATCAACGgatccctcccttccttctctgacGTTAAGCTGAAGCCAGAGAATCCCAAGGTGGGTGCTAAGAAATCAGAGGAGTCTCCCTGGGAGGTTCTGAAAAGGAAGCCAAAAGATGCTGGTGGTGGATCTGTCTTGAAGCTACCATCTGAAGACCCAAAGGAGATGAAGTCCCCAGCTGTTTTCAGCCAAGAGGAGGTTGGAGAAGTAGACAACCTTCACTGCTTCCCACTTAACACTGTGCAGATGCACACTGAGGCAGAGGGGAATGACAGGGGCTACGTAGCCATCAACCAGAGCCAGAGCCAGCTTGAGATGGGTGAGCAGGGCCTGAACATGCGTGAGGCCAACGAGATGCCAgaggatcagatcctgggtgacAGCCCATCCTTCTCCCAGACAGACTTAGACACCCCCCCAGAGCCAGCATCTGGGAAAGGCAAACCGAGAGGTGGGTCTAACACAGGCCTGGATTACATCAAGTTCACTTGGAAGAGGCTCCGCTCACATTCGAGACAGTGCGTGTCTGGGTTGCACATGAACCGAGAACGGAAGGCTGCCAAACAATTGGGGTTTATCATGGCGGCCTTCATCCTTTGCTGGATTCCTTACTTCATCTTCTTCATGGTTATTGCCTTCTGTAAGAGCTGTTGCAACGAGCATGTACACATGTTCACCATCTGGCTGGGCTACATTAACTCCACACTGAATCCCCTCATTTACCCTTTGTGCAATGAGAACTTCAAGAAGACGTTCAAGAAAATCCTGCACATTCGCTCCTAA